In a single window of the Procambarus clarkii isolate CNS0578487 chromosome 51, FALCON_Pclarkii_2.0, whole genome shotgun sequence genome:
- the LOC138351840 gene encoding uncharacterized protein, translating into MAESENKYIVVEDEEGELSIIHIKWMFSASDGSNVGYWPRENQSSKAKRGEIPDPSKWRRFNISKIYSIDSTWELALKHLKKAEETSNMESDTDTSYHHRAVKYRRIPNDVDGGM; encoded by the exons ATGGCTGAATCTGAAAATAAATACATCGTTGTGGAAGATGAAGAAGGAGAATTGTCAATCATCCATATCAAATGGATGTTTAGTGCATCTGAT GGATCAAACGTGGGCTATTGGCCACGTGAAAACCAATCATCGAAAGCCAAAAGAGGAGAAATACCAGACCCATCAAAATGGAGACGTTTCAACATCAGCAAGATTTATTCCATTGATA GTACTTGGGAACTTGCCCTAAAACACCTTAAAAAGGCAGAAGAAACGTCAAATATGGAAAGTGACACAGACACAAGTTATCACCATAGGGCAGTAAAATACAGAAGAATACCAAATGATGTGGATGGAGGTATGTAG